From one Aquicella siphonis genomic stretch:
- a CDS encoding UbiA family prenyltransferase: MMGVNSIQKIRTVFSNGIHYLENSNIPGVNFFLSGLFAVILRNFLESFSQRSGNYFDLSAVRFAWVFSHFTLSYLALALVYILILYYATKTKIEKIMRVVFPGMIVLIVAPLVDLITSGGRGHDILYFLPAQPVDLLKNFFTYCSDYPGITLGIRVEVLIILTGCFLYFLAKGKSIVLSLAYTLLAYSCNFIMACSPIIIYQFLTVSGFSYQYSTSYMINFYSLLILVLSIWIAWLADKTLFTVFIRDSRFFRVLHYQLMLWFGFLLGLLSADQSAAAAWRTHGAMLLDMIFSMAAICFAAIFTIVFNNISDREIDRINCPERPLINDTVNLKVYEKIGYGALFAAIYFSALAGVKALFVILLVSGLYYLYSMPPLRVKRVFLLSKLVISGSSLALVILGYVIAADTLRQFPALLYPIFLIGVTLSANIIDLKDVKGDSAFYIKTLPVVVGETKARMIIGLSFLLTYLALCLAFHSAFFTFALAAAGCMQFYLINQKHCQEWKPILLHLGSMFIVLSYCLWKLAV; encoded by the coding sequence ATGATGGGCGTTAACAGTATCCAAAAGATCAGGACAGTATTTTCAAACGGCATTCATTACCTGGAAAATTCAAACATTCCGGGAGTCAATTTTTTTCTCTCAGGGTTGTTTGCGGTCATATTGCGAAATTTCCTCGAATCTTTTTCCCAGCGTTCGGGTAATTATTTTGACCTGTCAGCCGTCAGATTTGCCTGGGTTTTTTCTCATTTTACACTCTCGTATCTTGCCTTGGCTCTTGTCTACATTCTCATCCTGTATTACGCGACGAAAACAAAAATAGAAAAAATCATGCGGGTCGTTTTTCCTGGAATGATTGTATTGATTGTTGCGCCACTGGTTGACTTGATAACATCCGGAGGAAGGGGGCATGACATACTCTATTTTTTGCCTGCTCAACCGGTCGATCTTCTGAAAAATTTTTTCACGTACTGCAGTGATTATCCCGGTATCACTCTCGGCATTCGGGTGGAAGTGCTTATCATTCTGACAGGATGTTTTTTATATTTTCTGGCAAAAGGAAAAAGCATTGTTTTGAGTCTGGCTTATACCCTGCTGGCTTATTCATGCAATTTCATCATGGCGTGTTCGCCTATCATTATCTATCAATTTCTCACGGTATCCGGATTTTCCTATCAGTATTCAACTTCATATATGATTAATTTTTACAGTCTGCTGATTTTGGTGCTGTCGATCTGGATAGCCTGGCTCGCGGATAAAACATTATTTACAGTATTCATCAGGGACAGCAGGTTTTTCAGGGTTTTGCATTACCAGTTGATGCTGTGGTTTGGTTTTTTGCTGGGATTATTGAGCGCGGATCAATCCGCGGCGGCCGCATGGCGTACGCATGGCGCAATGCTGCTTGATATGATTTTTTCCATGGCCGCCATTTGTTTCGCGGCGATTTTTACCATTGTATTTAATAACATATCGGATCGCGAAATCGACAGGATTAATTGTCCCGAGCGCCCCCTGATAAACGATACGGTCAATCTGAAGGTCTATGAGAAAATCGGATACGGCGCGCTGTTCGCGGCCATATATTTTTCCGCGCTGGCTGGCGTAAAAGCCTTGTTTGTTATTTTACTGGTGTCAGGATTGTATTATCTATACTCAATGCCGCCGCTGCGTGTTAAACGTGTCTTTCTCTTGTCAAAACTGGTTATTTCAGGCAGCTCTCTGGCGCTGGTCATACTGGGTTATGTGATTGCGGCCGATACGCTGCGGCAATTTCCAGCGCTGCTTTATCCCATTTTTTTAATTGGTGTTACGCTGTCGGCTAACATCATTGATCTGAAGGACGTGAAAGGCGATTCGGCGTTTTACATTAAAACCCTGCCGGTTGTTGTGGGCGAAACGAAAGCAAGAATGATTATAGGATTGTCTTTTTTATTGACATATCTGGCTTTGTGTTTGGCGTTTCATTCGGCATTTTTTACTTTTGCCCTGGCTGCGGCAGGTTGCATGCAGTTTTATCTCATTAACCAAAAGCACTGCCAGGAGTGGAAGCCTATTCTCCTGCATTTGGGAAGCATGTTTATCGTGCTGAGTTATTGCTTATGGAAGCTTGCCGTCTAG
- the rsmG gene encoding 16S rRNA (guanine(527)-N(7))-methyltransferase RsmG, with translation MKDSTQRFKGLLNQALEENQLNISESRRGQLIRYLELMLHWNRVFNLTTITATREMVYLHLIDSLAVQPYLQGKRMLDVGTGAGLPGLPLAIVHPEQQWVLLDKNGKKTRFLIQAVAELGLSNVEVVHSRSEEFHPAQCFDSILSRAFGTIRLFADTTRHLLCPRGRLIAMKGKYPLDELNDVPASFHTRGVTRLDIKGIDIERHIVWLTLEH, from the coding sequence ATGAAAGACTCAACACAGAGATTCAAAGGACTATTGAACCAGGCGCTGGAAGAAAACCAGCTGAACATTTCCGAGTCCCGGCGCGGCCAGCTCATACGCTACCTGGAACTGATGCTGCACTGGAATCGGGTCTTCAATCTAACCACCATCACTGCTACGCGCGAAATGGTTTATCTGCATTTAATCGACAGCCTGGCGGTTCAGCCCTATCTTCAGGGCAAACGCATGCTGGATGTAGGCACGGGAGCCGGGCTGCCAGGATTACCGCTTGCGATAGTCCATCCTGAGCAGCAATGGGTATTACTGGACAAGAACGGGAAAAAGACGCGATTTTTGATCCAGGCCGTCGCCGAACTGGGATTAAGCAATGTCGAAGTTGTCCACTCGCGCAGCGAGGAATTTCATCCGGCGCAGTGTTTTGATAGTATTCTTTCACGTGCCTTCGGTACGATACGGCTGTTTGCGGATACAACACGGCATTTGCTTTGCCCGCGCGGCAGACTGATTGCCATGAAAGGAAAGTATCCGCTGGACGAGTTGAACGATGTCCCTGCGTCCTTTCACACGCGCGGAGTGACGCGGTTAGACATCAAAGGAATAGACATAGAACGCCACATTGTCTGGCTGACGCTTGAACATTAA
- the ubiB gene encoding ubiquinone biosynthesis regulatory protein kinase UbiB, whose amino-acid sequence MKVFTRLMRLIRINFILMRYNIDEIVLGTHWFYPLRFFVYFNPYYWALKNKLTRGERMRLAIEELGPIFVKAGQIISTRRDLLPDDIAMELSKLQDRVPPFAGVKAKQIVETSLEANIHDLFSDFELKALASASIAQVHAAKLLDGTSVVVKVLRPNIKKIIDRDIDLLMALARIAERYWFNARHFKPRQLVSEVAQTLYDELDLTREGANASQLRRNFSDSDILYIPKIFWEYTRASVLVMERIHGIPIHDIDRLKRAGVNMTKLAERGVEIFFTQVFRDSFFHADLHPGNIFVSDKDPENPTYIAVDFGIVGSLNHNDQRYLAENMIAFFKRDYQRVAELHIACGWLPPDTRIDQFEGAIRSVSEPIFEQPLRDISFGQLLMRLFQVARRFHINIQPQLVLLQKSLLSIEGLSRQLAPDLDLWASASPQIEKWLKKQVGGKAFIRRIRDNLPLLSEQLPELPTLIFEVLKETKHQQEKLRFRQEAANSQTEEIKRREWKIKAEYFLGGSGLTLLAVLLMAYMGK is encoded by the coding sequence GTGAAAGTTTTTACTCGCTTAATGCGTCTGATTCGCATTAATTTCATTTTAATGCGCTACAACATCGATGAAATTGTGCTGGGCACCCACTGGTTTTATCCTCTGCGCTTCTTTGTGTACTTTAATCCCTATTACTGGGCGTTAAAAAACAAACTGACGCGCGGCGAGCGCATGCGCCTCGCGATCGAAGAACTCGGACCGATTTTTGTCAAAGCGGGCCAGATCATCTCTACGCGGCGTGATCTTCTGCCAGATGATATCGCCATGGAATTATCCAAACTTCAGGATCGCGTTCCCCCTTTCGCAGGCGTCAAAGCCAAACAAATCGTTGAAACTTCACTGGAAGCGAATATTCACGATTTATTCTCCGACTTTGAATTGAAAGCACTGGCGTCCGCTTCCATAGCTCAAGTCCACGCGGCAAAACTGCTTGACGGCACATCAGTCGTGGTAAAGGTTTTAAGGCCTAATATCAAAAAAATCATAGACCGCGACATTGATCTTCTGATGGCGCTCGCCAGGATCGCCGAGCGCTACTGGTTCAACGCACGCCATTTCAAGCCTCGGCAGCTCGTTTCAGAAGTCGCGCAAACACTTTATGACGAACTGGATTTAACCCGGGAAGGCGCAAACGCCTCTCAATTGCGCCGTAACTTTTCCGACTCTGACATCTTGTACATTCCGAAAATATTCTGGGAGTACACCCGCGCCAGCGTGTTAGTCATGGAACGCATACACGGCATCCCCATACATGACATAGACAGGTTGAAGCGGGCCGGCGTCAACATGACCAAACTGGCCGAGCGCGGAGTGGAAATTTTCTTTACGCAAGTCTTCCGTGACAGTTTTTTCCATGCCGACCTGCATCCGGGCAATATTTTTGTCTCGGACAAGGATCCGGAAAATCCCACTTATATCGCCGTTGATTTTGGAATCGTGGGATCGCTTAACCACAATGACCAGCGTTATCTCGCAGAAAACATGATTGCGTTCTTCAAGCGAGATTACCAGCGCGTCGCAGAACTGCATATCGCTTGCGGCTGGCTTCCGCCGGATACCCGCATTGATCAGTTTGAGGGCGCAATCCGGTCAGTCTCTGAGCCCATTTTTGAACAACCCTTGCGTGACATATCATTTGGTCAGCTGCTGATGCGTTTGTTCCAGGTAGCGCGTCGTTTTCACATTAACATTCAGCCGCAACTGGTCTTGCTGCAAAAATCCCTGTTAAGCATAGAAGGATTGAGCCGTCAGCTGGCCCCGGATCTCGACCTGTGGGCGTCAGCGTCTCCGCAAATTGAAAAATGGCTGAAAAAACAGGTAGGGGGCAAGGCATTCATACGCCGTATCCGTGATAACCTTCCATTATTATCCGAGCAACTGCCTGAGCTGCCTACGTTGATATTTGAAGTGCTCAAGGAAACCAAACATCAACAGGAAAAATTACGCTTCCGGCAAGAGGCCGCGAACTCCCAGACTGAGGAAATAAAACGGCGCGAATGGAAAATAAAAGCAGAATATTTCCTGGGAGGATCCGGACTCACTTTGCTCGCCGTCCTATTAATGGCGTATATGGGAAAATAG
- a CDS encoding metal-dependent hydrolase yields MDKYEIVSRDLTFDFSGAARPWLNQDAYLTHMFNASSLFLPYVEGFVNYAVHNAMQSVEDKKLLADCRQFIQQETLHAREHVKYNGVLGFYGFSCSDIVQSIKNKLKRIRMKWTILSVLGAAAGFECFTAIISQVVLEEGLLNQADENLKRFWRWHMTEELEHKTVLMDLYHYLGGGYFRRISILTLVLIGYCCYGMRIYFNLLRVGHLSRWKGLACICGKKSFFRKSLIQAFRCYHYRYHPRLMRTDHLRAEDFSA; encoded by the coding sequence ATGGATAAATATGAAATTGTATCCCGCGATTTGACGTTTGACTTTTCAGGCGCCGCCAGACCATGGCTGAACCAGGATGCTTATCTGACTCACATGTTCAATGCGTCCTCTCTGTTTTTGCCATATGTGGAGGGATTTGTGAATTATGCCGTTCATAATGCCATGCAGAGTGTGGAAGATAAAAAACTTTTGGCCGATTGCAGGCAGTTTATCCAACAGGAAACCCTGCATGCGCGCGAACATGTGAAATATAACGGCGTCCTGGGCTTTTATGGTTTTTCATGTTCCGATATCGTTCAATCCATTAAAAACAAATTAAAGCGGATAAGAATGAAATGGACAATTCTGTCTGTGTTAGGTGCGGCGGCGGGATTTGAATGTTTTACCGCGATCATCAGCCAGGTTGTGCTGGAAGAGGGATTGTTAAACCAGGCGGATGAAAATTTAAAGCGTTTCTGGCGCTGGCATATGACGGAAGAGCTGGAGCACAAGACGGTGTTAATGGATTTATACCATTATCTGGGCGGAGGATATTTTAGAAGAATATCAATATTGACACTGGTATTGATTGGTTATTGCTGCTACGGCATGAGAATTTATTTCAATTTATTGCGTGTGGGTCATTTATCGCGCTGGAAAGGGCTGGCTTGTATTTGCGGAAAAAAGTCTTTTTTCCGCAAAAGCCTGATACAGGCTTTTAGATGTTATCATTACCGTTATCATCCGCGCTTAATGAGGACCGATCATCTGAGGGCGGAGGATTTTTCAGCATAA
- a CDS encoding ubiquinone biosynthesis accessory factor UbiJ, with product MNQTFLNFLSRAMNACLDLDPDSRKRIKKMHGKCISIELLPLHFVFQCTFDDTAIHLHTGENQAAETRLRGTPLQMLGIMLNQENRQRFFAEDVVIEGNAELGQQVIELFDHLQIDWEEHLSRLIGDAPAYHAGRLMNRVQSWLKDTQDNLAMDINGYIHEEAKWLPAREALQDFFSEIDAIRMDVDRAEASILHLQSIISKKEDVQ from the coding sequence ATGAATCAGACCTTTCTGAACTTTCTTTCCCGGGCCATGAATGCCTGCCTTGATCTGGATCCTGACTCCAGGAAGCGGATAAAAAAAATGCACGGCAAATGTATTTCCATTGAACTGCTCCCGCTGCACTTTGTTTTTCAATGCACCTTCGATGACACCGCCATCCATCTTCACACCGGCGAAAATCAGGCTGCTGAAACCAGGCTGCGCGGAACACCCTTGCAAATGCTGGGCATCATGCTCAACCAGGAAAACCGCCAGCGCTTTTTCGCGGAAGATGTCGTGATCGAAGGCAATGCCGAGCTGGGACAGCAAGTCATTGAGTTGTTTGACCACCTTCAGATCGACTGGGAAGAACACCTGTCCCGCCTGATTGGCGATGCCCCGGCTTATCACGCCGGCCGCTTGATGAACCGCGTTCAGTCCTGGCTAAAAGACACGCAAGACAACCTGGCCATGGATATTAATGGATATATTCATGAAGAGGCAAAATGGCTGCCGGCGCGCGAAGCCTTGCAGGATTTTTTTTCCGAGATCGACGCCATTCGCATGGACGTGGATCGTGCCGAAGCAAGCATACTTCACCTGCAATCCATTATTAGCAAGAAAGAGGATGTCCAGTGA
- a CDS encoding ParA family protein: MGKIIAITNQKGGVGKTTTSINLAASFAAMKRKVMLIDLDPQGNATVGSGVNKTQVRYSSDQVLCNQACIQDALVKTNGGFDLLATNQELIVAEMSLLQLPQRELRLKSILEPVKGQYDYILIDCPPSLSILTVNALVAADSVLIPIQCEYFALEGLSGLLNTVEQIRNTINPSLHIEGLLRTMYDGRNRLALDVSSQLLEHFPERVYRTVIPRNVRLAEAPSHGAAVLHYDEKSQGALAYLALAGEILRRGEKTEARALS, encoded by the coding sequence GTGGGAAAAATTATTGCGATCACCAATCAGAAAGGCGGCGTGGGCAAAACCACCACCAGCATCAATCTCGCGGCTTCATTTGCCGCAATGAAACGCAAAGTCATGCTGATTGATCTGGATCCGCAAGGGAATGCCACGGTTGGCAGCGGAGTAAATAAAACACAAGTCCGGTATTCATCCGATCAGGTATTGTGCAATCAGGCTTGCATACAGGATGCGCTGGTCAAAACAAATGGCGGCTTCGACCTTCTAGCCACCAACCAGGAACTCATCGTGGCTGAAATGTCACTCTTGCAGCTGCCGCAGCGGGAATTACGCCTGAAATCCATTCTCGAGCCTGTGAAAGGACAATATGATTATATTCTGATTGATTGTCCGCCCTCTCTCAGCATTTTGACAGTCAATGCGCTGGTCGCTGCGGATTCTGTCCTCATCCCCATTCAATGCGAATATTTCGCCCTGGAAGGCTTAAGCGGTCTGCTGAATACCGTCGAACAAATCCGCAATACCATCAATCCCTCCCTGCATATCGAAGGGTTGCTGCGCACCATGTACGACGGCCGCAACCGGCTGGCGCTGGATGTGTCTTCACAATTACTGGAACATTTTCCCGAACGCGTATACCGCACAGTCATTCCGCGCAACGTGCGCCTGGCGGAAGCACCCAGTCATGGCGCGGCAGTCCTGCACTATGATGAAAAATCACAAGGCGCTCTCGCATATCTCGCTCTAGCGGGTGAGATATTGCGGCGCGGAGAAAAAACAGAGGCCAGAGCATTGTCATGA
- a CDS encoding prenyltransferase/squalene oxidase repeat-containing protein, with protein sequence MGSSAYMIVKQWLFVITLALFTVKTSAAAVTPPPAAKVSSSILHAETFIQDKLDQRKYHLSCHAIGSKPCPVSNSGELLVLNIVYQAMSARLSPSMRQNIAALVNLKRKNTRWLWGYNGSVLIDSDDTSNALLLLLQLGQPVNINDLQVFYKSAENAYTTLVTSADARPATFASEANNTGIHPEVNANIFQVFHQLRKDDRINYDLLLKFQSPQGYWEGYFYPGKYYATYLNLKLFCASKRYPSAVSRALDFIAAAQNKDGSWGSPGNAYETALALNSMLVCGYANSTTLMRGIRYLISSQNQYGAWSTDHPIWMYAGHDSPLLIWVAYDHEDVVTTALALQALRHFQKISETRRQASISNNSAR encoded by the coding sequence ATGGGTTCAAGCGCATACATGATTGTCAAACAATGGCTCTTCGTTATTACCCTTGCACTCTTTACCGTCAAGACATCCGCCGCGGCCGTTACCCCACCCCCTGCCGCCAAGGTTTCTTCTTCAATCCTGCACGCTGAAACATTCATACAAGACAAACTGGATCAGCGCAAATATCACTTGTCATGCCATGCCATAGGCAGCAAGCCTTGCCCGGTATCCAATTCAGGTGAATTACTGGTACTTAATATTGTCTATCAAGCCATGAGCGCCCGGTTATCTCCTTCCATGCGGCAAAACATAGCTGCGCTGGTCAATCTTAAAAGAAAGAATACACGCTGGCTGTGGGGATATAACGGCAGCGTACTGATTGATTCCGATGACACGAGCAACGCCCTGCTTTTACTGTTGCAGCTAGGACAACCTGTCAATATAAATGATTTACAGGTATTTTATAAATCTGCTGAAAATGCGTACACCACTCTCGTCACTTCCGCGGATGCCAGGCCGGCCACCTTCGCTTCCGAAGCCAACAATACCGGCATTCACCCTGAGGTAAACGCAAACATTTTTCAAGTCTTTCACCAGCTACGGAAAGATGACAGGATCAATTATGATTTACTGCTAAAATTCCAATCCCCGCAAGGTTACTGGGAAGGATATTTTTATCCTGGAAAATACTACGCGACCTACCTGAATCTTAAATTATTTTGCGCGTCCAAGCGATATCCGTCCGCAGTCAGCCGCGCGCTTGATTTCATCGCTGCCGCTCAGAATAAAGATGGTTCGTGGGGATCTCCTGGTAATGCGTATGAGACCGCGCTCGCCTTGAATTCAATGCTGGTTTGCGGCTACGCCAACAGCACAACCCTGATGCGCGGAATCCGTTATCTGATTTCTTCACAAAACCAATACGGCGCCTGGTCAACCGATCATCCCATCTGGATGTATGCCGGTCATGACAGCCCCCTTTTGATCTGGGTTGCCTATGATCACGAAGATGTTGTTACGACCGCACTGGCTCTACAGGCATTGAGGCATTTTCAGAAAATATCGGAGACTAGACGGCAAGCTTCCATAAGCAATAACTCAGCACGATAA
- the queF gene encoding NADPH-dependent 7-cyano-7-deazaguanine reductase QueF (Catalyzes the NADPH-dependent reduction of 7-cyano-7-deazaguanine (preQ0) to 7-aminomethyl-7-deazaguanine (preQ1) in queuosine biosynthesis) produces the protein MKQIHAELTNAPLGKSSGYISTYQPDLLFPIPRQSKREEIGITGALPFQGQDIWNAFEVSWLNQKGKPAVAAAEFIFPCDSPRLVESKSFKLYLNSLNNTSFESIAMVEKTLGKDLSSAAGASVGVRLIPLALASDQIARQFSGTCLDEMDIECDTYHTRPEYLDTENDIVTETLYSDLLKSNCLVTGQPDWGSVQITYTGKKINHAGLLRYIVSFRNHDEFHEQCVERIFMDILRRCQPDRLLVYARYTRRGGLDINPYRANYFIPAMENLRLVRQ, from the coding sequence ATGAAACAAATCCATGCTGAACTAACAAACGCCCCATTGGGAAAATCATCCGGTTACATTTCAACCTACCAGCCTGATTTATTATTTCCCATTCCCCGGCAATCCAAGCGTGAAGAGATAGGAATAACCGGAGCACTGCCATTTCAGGGACAGGACATCTGGAATGCCTTCGAAGTATCCTGGCTGAACCAGAAAGGCAAACCGGCGGTAGCCGCGGCGGAATTTATTTTTCCCTGTGATTCGCCCCGCCTGGTTGAATCCAAGTCTTTCAAGCTTTATCTGAATTCCCTGAACAACACTTCTTTCGAATCCATCGCCATGGTTGAAAAAACCCTGGGCAAGGATCTCTCCAGTGCCGCAGGCGCATCCGTTGGCGTGAGACTGATTCCACTCGCACTGGCTTCAGACCAAATTGCCCGGCAATTTAGCGGAACTTGCCTGGATGAGATGGACATTGAATGCGACACTTACCACACCCGGCCAGAATACCTGGATACTGAAAATGATATTGTGACTGAAACACTTTATTCAGACCTGCTCAAATCAAACTGCCTGGTCACCGGCCAGCCGGACTGGGGCAGCGTGCAAATCACGTATACCGGCAAAAAAATCAACCATGCGGGCTTGCTGCGGTACATTGTTTCTTTCCGCAATCATGATGAATTCCACGAACAATGCGTGGAGCGCATCTTCATGGATATTCTCCGCCGGTGCCAGCCCGACAGGCTGCTGGTGTATGCGCGCTATACCCGCCGCGGCGGACTGGATATCAACCCTTACCGCGCGAATTACTTCATCCCGGCCATGGAAAATCTGCGCCTGGTCAGGCAATAA
- a CDS encoding acyltransferase family protein, with translation MIMRNLEIDRLRAIAVTLIIYAHYARIYFPWIISPDIRFLSSMADIFFVISGYVISAILIDQVDSLKPKASELAVFVKGFFLRRIYRIYPSAWVVIAAVILLSMFYNQNGLFSTPWKNMEAAVYIFTYTFNYFLVSQYHDLVLAPYWTLMIEEQFYLFFPFFILLTKNNRQRLAILAVLLLAITLVIRPLTMHYYPVSGLFFTQTRCDGFIYGFFIYYIMKQPWIGAIKPAATGAKLFRMLMVAIFLFVMAAVTIFDISVSVMIPVGAFMAFLLVFAASFNSQIIVFPYPLQWLLDIIGSRSYSLYLIHVPMILAAKELSDRIFRHDPQWQISGNIMAVIFIVVAGEVLYRLVERPTLLKGKALSLKMNEAFKTARHNPDLPDLEYVKESR, from the coding sequence ATGATAATGCGAAATCTTGAAATTGACCGACTGAGAGCCATAGCTGTAACTCTTATCATCTATGCTCATTATGCAAGAATCTATTTTCCCTGGATTATTTCTCCGGACATCAGGTTTCTGTCTTCCATGGCGGACATTTTTTTTGTTATCTCCGGATATGTCATCTCTGCCATTCTGATTGACCAGGTCGACAGCCTGAAGCCAAAAGCCTCCGAGCTGGCGGTGTTTGTGAAAGGATTCTTTCTGAGAAGAATTTACCGTATTTATCCATCTGCCTGGGTAGTGATTGCAGCCGTTATTCTCCTCAGTATGTTTTACAATCAGAACGGATTATTTTCCACTCCCTGGAAAAACATGGAAGCGGCCGTTTATATTTTTACCTATACTTTTAATTATTTTTTAGTGTCGCAATATCATGATCTTGTATTGGCGCCGTATTGGACGCTCATGATTGAAGAACAGTTTTATCTGTTTTTTCCGTTTTTTATCCTGTTGACCAAAAACAATCGTCAGCGCCTGGCTATACTCGCTGTCCTGTTGCTCGCAATCACGCTGGTCATTCGTCCTTTGACTATGCATTACTACCCTGTTAGCGGATTGTTTTTCACGCAGACTCGTTGTGACGGCTTTATCTACGGATTTTTCATTTATTATATTATGAAGCAACCCTGGATCGGCGCAATTAAGCCTGCCGCCACAGGGGCTAAATTGTTCAGAATGCTCATGGTCGCAATTTTCCTGTTCGTCATGGCGGCCGTAACCATTTTCGACATATCCGTCAGCGTCATGATTCCTGTTGGCGCTTTCATGGCATTTCTGCTGGTGTTTGCGGCATCATTTAACAGCCAGATAATTGTTTTCCCCTATCCTTTGCAATGGTTGCTGGATATTATTGGCTCCCGCTCCTATAGTCTGTATCTTATTCACGTGCCCATGATTCTGGCTGCGAAAGAATTATCAGACCGTATATTTCGGCATGATCCGCAATGGCAAATCAGCGGCAACATCATGGCTGTGATATTTATCGTGGTGGCTGGGGAGGTTCTGTACCGGCTGGTCGAAAGGCCGACCCTGTTAAAAGGCAAGGCCTTGTCTCTAAAAATGAATGAAGCCTTTAAGACGGCTCGTCATAATCCGGATCTTCCCGACCTGGAATATGTAAAAGAATCCAGGTAG
- the ubiE gene encoding bifunctional demethylmenaquinone methyltransferase/2-methoxy-6-polyprenyl-1,4-benzoquinol methylase UbiE has protein sequence MPSDFERKTTHFGYREVPKNEKAALVAEVFRSVAPKYDLMNDLMSLGMHRLWKRFAIEQAALRPGDQVLDVASGTGDLAKALARVVGSKGRVVMTDINEAMLQVGRERLEDAGVMGNIDFIQADAENLPFVDHYFDCVTIAFGLRNVTDKVTAMKSMHRVLKPGGKLLILEFSHPQTPLLNKLYDLYSFNIIPRLGALVTNDRDSYQYLVESIRMHPNQDALKAMMHEAGFEDVEYYNLCDGIVAVHKGYKY, from the coding sequence ATGCCTTCTGATTTTGAAAGAAAAACCACTCATTTTGGCTACCGTGAAGTGCCGAAGAATGAAAAAGCGGCGCTGGTCGCTGAAGTCTTTCGTTCTGTCGCGCCCAAATATGATTTAATGAACGACTTGATGTCTTTGGGCATGCACCGGTTGTGGAAGCGTTTTGCGATTGAGCAGGCCGCCCTGCGCCCCGGCGACCAGGTTCTTGATGTGGCGTCCGGCACAGGCGATCTGGCCAAGGCTTTGGCCAGAGTGGTAGGCAGCAAGGGCAGGGTAGTCATGACCGATATCAATGAAGCCATGCTGCAAGTAGGGCGCGAGCGCCTGGAAGATGCGGGGGTCATGGGAAATATTGATTTCATTCAAGCAGATGCGGAAAATCTTCCCTTTGTGGATCATTATTTCGACTGCGTGACCATTGCATTCGGCCTGCGCAATGTCACTGACAAGGTAACCGCGATGAAATCCATGCACCGGGTTCTTAAACCAGGCGGCAAATTACTCATACTGGAATTCTCACACCCTCAAACCCCGTTGCTGAATAAGCTCTATGATTTGTATTCTTTTAATATCATCCCCAGGCTGGGCGCGCTGGTGACAAATGATCGTGACAGTTACCAATATCTGGTCGAATCCATTCGCATGCACCCCAACCAGGATGCGCTGAAAGCCATGATGCATGAAGCAGGATTTGAAGACGTGGAATACTATAATTTGTGTGATGGTATCGTGGCTGTGCATAAGGGATATAAATATTAA